The Balaenoptera ricei isolate mBalRic1 chromosome X, mBalRic1.hap2, whole genome shotgun sequence region taagactccatgctcccaatgcagggggctggggttcgatccctggtcagggaactagatcccacatgcatgccgcaactaagagttcacatgccgcagctaaggagCACGCCTGTTGCAACTAAggcctggcgcaaccaaataaataaataaatcttttaaaatggcaCAGAAAAAGATGAAAGTCTCCCAATTTACTTGAGGTGGTGTCTCTCATCTTCTGACTCTAGCTGTCACtctgtctctttcctctctttaagGCAAACTTCGAGAAAGGACAATCTATACCGTGTCTCCACTTCCTCACACTGACATCGCTCTCACCAAACTGGTGTTGCTAAGTACAAGAAAGTTTTCTGTCCTCATCTTACCTGCTTCCTGGCAGCAGTCGAGAATGACGTTGTTAACCATGGTGTGCTTGAAACTTCCCTGGGTTTTCCCCTTCTCTGTGATGCCCCTTCTCCGAGCTCTCTTCTggatcctcctcctccctgcccgtAGTAAGTGCTGGTGTTCCTCTGGACGCTATCCTGGGCGTCCTCTTCTCTCCTTACCTGTATAAAGGAGGGTCCATCTGCAGGAGAAGGTCCATCTGCAGGAGAAAGAAACCACTCTTGCTACTTTAAGCATTAAGAAGATTAAAACAGGGAAAGCGGAAGCTGTGCGTGTGGAAACCAGCAGAGCCCACTCCGCTCCGTTCCTTCTGCAGGGTTGGAACCCGCGGCGTCCGCAGAGGTGCAGGAGGCTGTGGGAGCCGGCGGAGCTCGGTTCCGCCCCCTTTCCTACTTGGAGCGTGCGCGCCTGGAGACACGTACAGCCAACCAGTGAAAAGGAGCGGCTGTGAGTGGCATCCACTTCGTCCAATCACCTGAGGGTATGGAAAGCGGTCTTGCGCCCGGGCCAATGGCGGCTCGAGGCGGAGCTCGGGCGGGGGCGACGGTCACCTGATCTGCGGCGGCCGCGGCGGGTCCAGGCAGTGGAGGCTGAGAGGTTATGATGGCGGCGACCGCGGTGGATCGAGTGCGGGCGGGGATGCGGCGGGCCCCGGCGCTCTGGCAGATGCCATGGCTGCCGCTGGTgatggtggcggcggcggcggcggcggcggcgtcggAGCAGCAGGTGCCGCTGGTGCTGTGGTCGAGTGACCGGTGAGCGGGGCGGGCCGGGGCGGGCCGCGCTGCGCGCCGCGGCGGCTGAGGTGCCCTCGCCCGACTCCGGGGCTGTCCTTGGCGAGGGGCGGCGGGGCCCAGAGAGGGACTGTCCCTTGCTCGGCGGCTCCATAGCGAGTGGGCTGGGTCTGAGCTCTGGGCCCCACGCATCAAGCTGGGAGCCCGTGGGTTTCCGATCTCAAGCCATGAGCCCCCGCTTGACAGCACCTCTTCTATCCCCTGCCAGAGACCTCTGGGCTCCTGCGGCCGACACCCACGAGGGCCATATCACCAACGACATGCAGCTCTCTACCTACTTAGACCCCGCCCTGGAGCTGGGCCCCCGCAACGTGCTGCTTTTCCTTCAGGACAAGGTGCGCCTGCCACAGCCCTCTCTCGGTCATCAGGAGGCAggcaggcccccccccccccaggacacTGAGGCCCATTCCTCAAGAGAAGCTTCAGTGACCTTGTCCCAACTCTAGGGAGGTGTGGTTCCTCCCTTGGGAAGGCATGTAGGAGAACGTTCAGTGGGAATGGTGAGGGCCTTGAAATGGCACCCACTTGATTGGGGGAAGTAAAGGGTCAGAGGCCAGATGCCCAGTGAGTGCCAGACCCTTATCTGATCTACTCTGCATGGTGGGGATGATGAACCCTCTTTACAGATCAGAAGAGTGATGCCCAAGGATGGcaaatgacttacccaaggtcacacagctaatgggTGGCAGAGTCGTGATTCTAACTGTAATCATCGTGAGGGAGAGAATCGAAGAATGATCACTTACTGAGTGCTTCATTCGCACTATGCTGAGCTGATGTCATTATCTTGGTTTTCCTGCCAAGGAAGGATTGGCTGAAGTTGTGTGGCTTGTGCAAGCCACAGCTGGTTCCAGCCTGAGTCTGTTGGACACCCCTCCACCCCAGGTTTGTGCTCATATCCAGCACACTGTTTACCCTCCCATCTGGGTCTTTATGCTCCCAAAGCAGGCCTGTAGACCACAAGAAGGTTCGAGGGCAGTGTAGGATTGTCGTTTGGGAGGTTATcgagcttctgcttgtctgttccTCATTGGTGGCCTGTATGGCTCATTCTCCTTTTGGTCTTGCTCTGTCGTTCTGTGGGCAGGTGGTGGTGGCTGTGCTGGCCTGTAGTCCTTCCAGGAGGTGGTAAATAATGTAGTCAGACTGGAACTCAGTTCTAGTTCTACTACTTACCGGCCTTTGGACACGTGAAATACTCTGCAAATGCCCCTTtccgcatctgtaaaatgaagacaccACTGACATCAGAGGGCTGTGAGGAGCATTCCTCATAGGCCATGTAAAACGTTTAGCTGGCATCCCCACCCCGTCTTGTGGCATTCcttcaattcattcatttgtcaaaTATGGActacctactgtgtaccaggtatTAAGtgttggggacacagcagtgagaaTAACCCAAGCCCCTACCCTGGAGAAGCTGACACTCTCGTGAGGGTGACAGGTAAATGCTAAGTTGGTGTATGATACAATGTCAGTTCTGTAGTCCTTAGAGAAGGAAGCAGACTAAGGGGACAGAGTGACTGGCAATGCTGTTTAAGATAAGGGTGACCAGGCAAGCGCTCGCTGGGGAGGTGATATCTGAGCAGAGACCtaagtggagggagggatggagccgTGTGGCTGTGGGGGAAGGGCATTCCTGACAGAGgtaacagcaggtgcaaaggccctgggcaaGGAGCGCTTCTGGTGAGCCCGTGGAAGAGCTGGTGTGGCTGGAGAATAGTGAGCGAGAGAAAGGGGTAGGAGATGGTCAGCCAAGGAACCAGAAGACACGGGGGGAAGACATTGGTTGCAGTTCTAAATGTGGCAGGAAGCCTTGGGTGATTTCGAGCAGGGAGTGCCATGAGGACACAGCGGTGGTTCCTGGGCTTTCAGAATGAGAGCTTAGGTGGCCAGACAGGGTCAAGATTCCTGCCCAGAAGGGAGAGGAGGCCGGGCAAGTATGTATACTAAACAGGATGAGGTTAGGGAAGCTGATTAAGATCTCCTCTGGGCCTAACTGGGAAAAGCCAGAGGAAGCTGGGAGTTGGGATGGAGGGGCAGAGGTTGAAGGACACCTCTAGGTTGCAGAGGAAGAGGGACGGGCTTGGGGTTACTGTGGTCCAGAGAGCTCAGAAGACTGCAGTGCTTTCTCCAGCACGTTATGAGATCCTCACCTCTCTCTCGCCTTCCACCAAAACCAGGCAGGGAGGGGCACTTCTCCCCCTCCTTTGCAAAGGGTCTCATCCAGACCGGACGGACGCGGCTCTACCTGTGGCAGCTGGCGCGCAGGCTCTCCTTGTCTCTGACTTCTGCCCTGGGGGGCGTGCAGTCAGTGCTCCTGGCtgccccccagctcctccccacagcttccctcttccctccgcAGCTCCTCCTGTCTGCTTGCGGGGGGCGGCTGACTCTTACTCCCGAGGTTACCGTGAATCAGCTGCCCACAGACTTCCTTCCAACCCCGTGACCACCTTCCTTGTTCCCTCACCCTGCCAAGAGGGTGccggagaaaagagaaccttccaccgccccaccccacccctaaaaTGTACCCTCGCTCACTCTTCGGAACAGATCAAATTTGACTCTAAATGAGATTTTGCTGGCCCTGCAAATGCACAGGGAAGGTGTctgccccctgccctggccctAGCCCAGCGTTCTGAGGCCGTCTCCCTGCTTCCCTACTAGCTGAGCATCGAGGACTTCACAGCGTACGGTGGCGTGTTTGGAAACAAGCAGGACAGTGCCTTCTCTAACCTGGAGGTAAGGGTCCTCTCCCAGCTGCAGGCCCTGGAGGCCATCCTGCGCCCCCTCTCCCAGCACAGTAAGAACCGTCCCCTCAGGAGCCAGAGATGCTGGCTGAAGGTAGAAAGGCCTTAGTGTCAGGGCCAGGGGTGTGGCGTGTTTTCTTTGCCACCTGGAATGAGAGCTGGTGTGGGTGTGGGCGTGGCTTCCCAGAGAGGTCTGGGAGGCTGGCCCGGGTCCCCTGGCCCCTTGCTAACTCATCCTCTCGCCTGCCCCTCTGTCCCCAGAATGCCCTGGACCTGGCCCCCTCCTCTCTGGTGCTTCCGGCCGTCGACTGGTACGCGGTCAGCACTCTGACCACTTACCTGCAGGAGAAGCTCGGGGCCAGCCCCCTGCACGTGGACCTGGCCACGCTTCGGGAGCTGAAGCTCAACGCCAGCCTCCCGGCCTTGCTGCTCCTCCGCCTGCCCTACACGGCCAGGTACGGCCCGGCCTCTAGCCTCAGGGCCCAGGCTCCGGTGGCGCGGCTCAGCCAAGGGGAGCAGTCCTCCCGTTAGCACCTTGAGGCCCTCCCAGAAGGTGCCTGTGTGGCCGGACGAGGCGGACGTGGGCCTTGCTGGCGGGGAGCCGGCCCGCCTAGCGGGGACCATACACGGGGCAGGTGGCGGGGGCTTGAGCGGGACTCCgaagctgggggaggagggccgGGGGATTCCAGGCAGGGCTGTGAGGTGAGCAAAGGTGCCGGTGGTGGGAGTGAGCCCCCCCAGCTCGAGTGTGCTGGGTGGCGGGGCTACCAGGCCAGGGCGGCGGCCCAGGGCGGCGGCGGCCGTTTGGATTGGGGCGCCTCTAACGTTCTGTCTCTTCCCTAGCTCGGGTCTGATGGCGCCGAAGGAAGTGCTCACAGGCAATGGtgagcgggggcggggcggggcgcgctTTCTGTCCTCATCCCACCCTTGGCCGCAAGGAGCCCGCGCTCCTCAGCCCCTCCGCCCTCCCAGGGTGGCCCCCCTGCTTCTTGGCAGCAACCGGCCAGCTGAGCAGGGCCCCGCCGGTCCCCAGGCCTCGGCCCTCTCTGGCTGGGCCCAGCCTGGCAGAGCTGTTGGATGTCCAGGGGCCTTCTGCGTGCTAGCTGGAGCCAGTTTCCGCTCAGGCGGCCTGAATCCTAGGGTTTGGGCTTGAATATACCAGCAACGTTTCAAAAAACAGTTCCGAGGACTGGTCTTCCTTTGGCCGTAAAGGACAGTCATTCCTCCTGGCAAAGTCACTGGACACTTTCCGGGGGTGGAGTTGGagttttctgtgtctgtctgtctctcctcctTCCGCTGAGTTAGGGTGTGGCATTAGGGACTCAGTGACTGGGGCCATGGTGGCCGggggaggctggggctggggggatggTGAGAAGCGGCTGCTGGAAACAGCGAACACTAGTGAAGGTTGCGAGGGTCTCAGCGTCCCACCAGAGGACGTGCCGGGTGCTGGTGTGTGGGGACTGCGCAGGGCAGACGTCCGGTGCGCCCCACCTCGACACGGTGACCCCACTGAGCACCGTGCAGAGGCGGCGCCGAGAGGGTGCATGGAAGGGCCCAGCCTTGCCTCTGCCGCGCCACAGTCAGATGGGTTCTCGTGGGCAGGGGGAGCGTGGCCGTGAGTGGCCGCCTGCGACTTGCTTCTCTGCTCTCCCCGTTGCTCCTCAGATGAGGTCATCGGGCAGGTGCTGAGCATGCTCAAGTCGGAAGACGTTCCGTACACGGCGGCCCTCACGGCAGTCCGCCCTCCTAGGGTACGTGCCCTTGCCCGGGGCTCCGGGAGGTGTGGCCGGGGGCCTGGAGGGGGGCTGGCTTCTCCTCTGGGCAGATGTCGGGGCGGGGGGCGTGCATGAGCCGTGAAGTCCTGCTTCCTCCTTCCAGGCGGCCGCTGCCCATCTCACCCCAACAGCCTTACTGGCTGGCGTATTCGGACCATAAGTCCAAGTGTTCCTAAGGTGCAGAGACGAGAAACCTCACACAGGCTTAGGGGCCACCAGGGGAAAGCTTCCCAAAGGAAGCTTTGAGTGTGAGCGTGGCTGGTGGGACTTGCGATGGTGGAGAGAGTGCCCCGCGGGGACCGCGAGGGCAGGCCGTTTGGCTCAGGGCCTGCTGAGAGAACCAGGGCTGTTGAGAGAAGGCTTGTGGGCTCTTTCTGCAGGTGGCCCGCGATGTAGCCTTGGTGGCTGGGGGTCTGGGTCGCCAGCTGCTGCAAAGACAGTCGGCATCGCCTATGATCTTTTCCCCTGTGAGTTACAACGACACTGCTCCCCGGATCCTGTTCTGGGCCCAAAACTTCTCGGTGGCATATAGGGACCACTGGAAGGACCTGACCTCCCTCACCTTTGGGGATCAGGACCGCCTCAACCTGACCGGCTCCTTCTGGAATGACTCCATTGCCAGGTAAGGGCGAAGTACATGCCACTGGGGGGGTATGTGTTGGGGGCTGTTCGCCGTGGGGATGCAGGTGGCATTGTGGCGGGGGGAGGCTGGCGGAGGGCTCCTGAGTGGGTGTTGTTCAGAGTTCTGCCTCCTCACGCCTTCTCGTCCTTGGCCCGACCTCGGTGCTTAACACCTTGGATCCTGCTGCTTCCCCCTTGAGCAGCCTCAGCAATCCCAAGGGGGAGCTGAAGGGAGTGGCCGTGGGTTCAGGGGAACCAGAGGGAGGAGCTCTCAGCTGGAGGTAGGGAACCTGTGTGCTGGCTGGTTCCTGACTTAGGGTGTGatggggcctcagttttcctatctgtcAAGTGGAGGCACTGCCTCTGCAGGTGGCTGTGAGGACCCCGTACAGCTTAGGTAGAAGGATACCTGAGGAACTTGCTCTAAGATGCTCAAGGCCATCCCAGAGCCTGATAACTCACCTCTTCCTCTGACTCCGCAGGCTTGTGCTGACCTACGAACAGCTCTTTGGTACCACGGTGACATTCAGGTGAGTCCGAGAGGCAGGTGCGGGTGGGCTCGTGCGGCTCCGGCCTCTCCAGCTGCCTGACACCTCCACGGCCTCCCCCAGGTTCATTCTGGCTAACCGCTTCTACCCGGTGTCCGCCCGACACTGGTTTACCCTGGAGCGCCTTGAAATCCACAGCAACGGCTCCGTCGCCTACTTCAATGCGTCCCAGGTCACAGGGCCCAGCATCTATTCCTTCCACTGCGAGTACGTCAGCAGTCTGAACCAGAATGGCAATCTCCTCGTGCCCGGCACACAGCCCTCTCTCTGGCAGATGACTTTTCAGGACTTCCAGGTAGGAAGGGGGAGGGACCGCGCCTGGAGGTGGGGAGCCCGGGTTGGAGGTAGCCCAGtactgggaggggctgggggagcagagGCCTGAAGAGTCTCAGTGTCCTTTGGGTTGGGGTTAGGGCTTGGGAATGTAGTTGAGAGTCCTGTCCCCTTGGTGCTCCCACACCCTTACTGGGCCTCCCTGTGTGGGGCCACTCGGTGCTTTCTGCCCCCACAGATCCAGGCCTTCAACGTGACGGGTGAGCAGTTCTCCTACGCCAGTGACTGTGCAGGCTTCTTCTCCCCGGGCATCTGGATGGGGCTGCTCACCTCCCTGTTCATGCTCTTCATCTTCACCTACGGCCTGCACATGATCCTCAGCCTCAAGACCATGGACCGCTTTGACGACCACAAGGGCCCCACCATAGCTTTGACCCAGATCGTGTGACCCTGCACCTGTGGGGGGTTGAGGGCGTGCTGGTGTCCAGGTCGTCGCGTTCCCACCAGAGGCATGCTGGGCAGGAGGGCTTCCCCTCTTCCTACGGTAGCATGACTCCTGGCTCCCCTCAGCCTGTCTGGCTCTCTGTTCCACCTGCTGAGGGTCTTCCCTGGgctgcccactccccacctctaTCACCAAGCTGTATGTATTCTGCGTAGATAGTAGGCACATTTCCCAGGCTTGGTCATTGTGAAGGAAGGGGCCGTGAGTTCTAGGGCCCGtcctcctccccctttctcctTATTTATTCTCATCTCTCTGCCTTCGCCCCTTGCTGTTTATAGTGCTTTTGTGTAGCCGGTGCTCCCTCCCCAGGCTCTATGGGGCTCCTTGTAGCAGCCAGGAGCTGGAAGTTCCCTGAGTTTGGGGGGTGTGGAAGTACTATTTAACTGTCTGTCCTGCTTGGCTGGTGTTATTGTTTTTTGGTGATGTTGTGCTAAGGATAAGCAGTGcactggggtgttttttttttggtctgagaaGGAAGGGACCTCCATGGCAGGGGGGCTGGGTGTGATCACTGGGTGCCTGGCAGGAGCCTGGGGTGCTCGCGGTTTCCTTCCTAATAAAATAAAGACGGGTCGCCATGCTTGGGCCTCTTGTTACTCATTTCTGCGCTGGGCACAAGGGAGGATGCGCTTGGCTGAGGGCTGCCGGAGGAGGCGTGCGAATGTACCCGTAGCCTAGCGCGACCAAGAGGGAGGCGGGAAGGTCTCGCACGGGTCCGTCCTGCGGGCTGCTTTTCCGGGGGCCAGGGGAGGCCGGGAGGGTTGTTAGCAAGGTGCGTCCCTAACCGACTAAAGGAGGGCGAGGGCGGTCAGCGCCCGGGAAGGGGCTGGAGACGGCCGCGACAATGGCCGCCCCCACGTCCCTAGGGGGCCGCCTCGGGCTGCCGCAGCGGCGCGCACCCAACCCGCGAGGCCGCGCTGAGCTTCCCGGGGGGCGGGGCGCGTGCGGCTCCCGCGCACGGATCCCTCGCGGACCTCAGCACCGGCTGCCGggccgccccgcccgccccgccccgccccgccccgccgctcACCCCTCAGGGCCGTTGGCGAGCGGGCGCTGCCCGCAGAGCCGCGCTGGTGCTGGGGCCCGGGCCCCAGCAACCCTCACGGGAGACAACCCGGGGAGGCGGTGGCCCCGGTCGgcgcggcgggggcggggaggggccgggACTCTTTGATGCGGCGGAGGGGTCGGGCTACGGCCAAAGCGCCGCCATCTTTGGTCCagtgcggcggcggcggcggcggcggcggcggcggcggcggcggcggcggcggtgaaggaggaggaggaggaggagccgacGGGCGCTGACACCGAGGCCTGACCATGGACGAGGAATATGATGTGATCGTGCTGGGGACCGGCCTTACCGTAAGTGCGGCCTCTGGCGTCCGGGGCTCCGCATCGCCCTCTCCTCCCCGGGATGCTGCAGCCCTCGGCGCCATCCTCCCATCATTGCCATCGCGGCGCTGCCGCCCCCGGCGTTCGTGTCCCCGAAAAGACAGCCCCATGCCCATCCCCCCTCGACGTTGCTTCTACCCACTGCCATGGCCCATCTCCAAGAAGCGGCCCCTCTTCtggccgccccccccccaactccccgGGCCCCGACCC contains the following coding sequences:
- the ATP6AP1 gene encoding V-type proton ATPase subunit S1 isoform X2 is translated as MMAATAVDRVRAGMRRAPALWQMPWLPLVMVAAAAAAAASEQQVPLVLWSSDRDLWAPAADTHEGHITNDMQLSTYLDPALELGPRNVLLFLQDKLSIEDFTAYGGVFGNKQDSAFSNLENALDLAPSSLVLPAVDWYAVSTLTTYLQEKLGASPLHVDLATLRELKLNASLPALLLLRLPYTASSGLMAPKEVLTGNDEVIGQVLSMLKSEDVPYTAALTAVRPPRVARDVALVAGGLGRQLLQRQSASPMIFSPVSYNDTAPRILFWAQNFSVAYRDHWKDLTSLTFGDQDRLNLTGSFWNDSIARLVLTYEQLFGTTVTFRFILANRFYPVSARHWFTLERLEIHSNGSVAYFNASQVTGPSIYSFHCEYVSSLNQNGNLLVPGTQPSLWQMTFQDFQIQAFNVTGEQFSYASDCAGFFSPGIWMGLLTSLFMLFIFTYGLHMILSLKTMDRFDDHKGPTIALTQIV
- the ATP6AP1 gene encoding V-type proton ATPase subunit S1 isoform X1, encoding MMAATAVDRVRAGMRRAPALWQMPWLPLVMVAAAAAAAASEQQVPLVLWSSDRDLWAPAADTHEGHITNDMQLSTYLDPALELGPRNVLLFLQDKEGLAEVVWLVQATAGSSLSLLDTPPPQLSIEDFTAYGGVFGNKQDSAFSNLENALDLAPSSLVLPAVDWYAVSTLTTYLQEKLGASPLHVDLATLRELKLNASLPALLLLRLPYTASSGLMAPKEVLTGNDEVIGQVLSMLKSEDVPYTAALTAVRPPRVARDVALVAGGLGRQLLQRQSASPMIFSPVSYNDTAPRILFWAQNFSVAYRDHWKDLTSLTFGDQDRLNLTGSFWNDSIARLVLTYEQLFGTTVTFRFILANRFYPVSARHWFTLERLEIHSNGSVAYFNASQVTGPSIYSFHCEYVSSLNQNGNLLVPGTQPSLWQMTFQDFQIQAFNVTGEQFSYASDCAGFFSPGIWMGLLTSLFMLFIFTYGLHMILSLKTMDRFDDHKGPTIALTQIV